The Centroberyx gerrardi isolate f3 chromosome 7, fCenGer3.hap1.cur.20231027, whole genome shotgun sequence genome contains a region encoding:
- the LOC139929786 gene encoding methyltransferase-like 26 B, giving the protein MLVSPLAERNWAGLCSVLEDVLEDQSHRELFGLELGSGTGQHVIHFSRKIPFITWQPSDIKEECRDSIKAYIVASKAKTVLQPVHLDASEPWEKWAGLPRNSCDVVIAINLLQYSSFTTAEGVFSGAGQILRQNGLLLTYGAYAINGIITPSCNEDLDAEIRKMNPEWGLPDIDVLRQLAYGNGMRMERMIEMEEYNKCLIFRKL; this is encoded by the exons aTGCTGGTGTCTCCTCTGGCAGAGAGGAACTGGGCCGGTCTGTGTTCGGTGCTGGAGGATGTGCTGGAGGACCAGTCCCACAGGGAGCTGTTTGGCTTGGAGCTGGGCTCTGGCACCGGGCAGCATGTGATACACTTTTCCCGGAAGATTCCCTTCATCACCTGGCAGCCGTCAGACATCAAGGAGGAGTGTCGTGACAG CATCAAGGCCTACATTGTTGCAAGTAAAGCAAAGACTGTGCTGCAGCCGGTTCACCTGGATGCCAGCGAGCCCTGGGAGAAATGGGCAGGCCTTCCTCGCAACTCCTGTGATGTTGTTATTGCCATCAACTTACTGCAGTACAGCTCCTTCACAACAGCAGAG GGTGTTTTCAGCGGAGCAGGTCAGATCCTCAGACAAAATGGCCTTTTGCTAACATATGGG GCGTATGCCATCAATGGCATCATTACACCAAGCTGTAATGAAGACCTGGATGCGGAGATACGGAAAAT GAACCCGGAGTGGGGCCTTCCAGACATAGATGTGCTGAGGCAGCTGGCCTATGGGAATGGGATGCGTATGGAGAGGATG ATTGAGATGGAAGAATACAACAAATGCCTCATCTTCAGAAAACTTTAA
- the mrpl12 gene encoding large ribosomal subunit protein bL12m → MYCTRRCIRTALRAAASTHRQELQRRTPALCALRLMKTSPASHSDAIATPPLDGAPKQYSPKIQQLVNDIASLTLLEVSDLNELLKKTLNIQDVGMMSMGAMATAVPAAQATEEEEAPVKKEKTHFTVKLTELKAAEKIKLIKEVKNCIQGLNLVQAKKLVESLPQEIRANVSKEEAEKLKAALEAAGGTVVLE, encoded by the exons ATGTACTGCACCAGACGCTGCATCCGCACCGCGCTGCGGGCCGCAGCCAGCACACACCG GCAAGAGCTTCAGCGGCGGACGCCGGCCCTGTGCGCTCTCAGACTTATGAAAACCAGTCCAGCCAGCCACTCGGATGCCATCGCCACCCCTCCGCTAGACGGAGCACCCAAACAGTATTCCCCCAAAATTCAACAGCTCGTCAACGACATAGCCAGCCTCACCTTATTAGAGGTGTCAGACCTCAATGAGCTCCTTAAG AAAACACTCAACATTCAAGATGTTGGAATGATGTCTATGGGAGCCATGGCAACAGCTGTACCTGCAGCGCAG GCCacggaagaggaggaggcgccAGTCAAGAAAGAGAAGACTCATTTCACAGTAAAACTCACAGAACTGAAGGCAGCTGAGAAAATCAAGCTCATAAAAGAAGTGAAGAATTGCATCCAAGGCTTGAATCTGGTGCAG GCTAAAAAGCTGGTAGAGTCCCTTCCCCAGGAGATCCGGGCCAACGTGTCcaaagaagaggcagagaaactgAAAGCAGCGCTGGAGGCAGCAGGCGGCACCGTGGTGCTAGAGTAG